TAGGACTGAACGCAGGAACGGTGCCCGGATTTCTCGGGACAGGCGTTGAAGCGGGAAGCATTCAGCGGATTCGTGATACGTTTGTTGATCATCAGTACCGCAGTGAGGCGAATAAATTGGGGTACTGGGAATCACGTACTAAAGCGATTGCGCAGATGGAAGATGTCTTAGGAGAACCTTCTGAATACGGTCTGCAGCAATCCCTCAGCGACTTCTGGCAGTCATTGCAGACACTTGCATCTAGCCCGGAAAACGGCGGGGCCCGTGCTGTCGTAGTAGAACGCGGTGTGGCGGTAGCTGACTCATTCAACTATATCTCCAAGTCCATAGCTGAAATTAAAACGAATCTCGGAGATGAAATTAATGTCTCTGCCGTTAATATTAACTCGATACTCGGGCAAATTACGGAACTGAACAGACAAATCGCAGACGTCGAACCCAATGGCTATTTGCCTAATGATCTGTACGATGCCCGCGATGGGCTGCTCGATCAGCTGTCTACTTATTTGCCGATTGAAGTCAGCTATGAAAAGACTGGCGGACGTGCACCGGCAATTGCTGAAGGCACAGTCACAATAAAAATCATGACAAATGATAAACCGATCACAGTACTGCAAAAAAATACATTCTCCAATATCTCGATCAACGGGAAAAACGAAACAACCGGAGAAATGCCGAAAGAAATTACAGGCTTTACATGTAACGGGGCACCTGCCGGAGGCGCAGAACTTTCAGTGGCAGATATGAAGAAAAGCGGAGAATTAAAATCGCTGGTGGAATCGTATGGCTACAAAGAAACGGCTGACGGGCCTGTAAAAGGAATGTATCCGGACATGCTTGCGAAACTGGACAAGATGGCTACTGCATTTGCGACGGAGTTTAATAAGATTCATCAAGGTGACCCTGCCAATGGGGTGTATGCGACAGATTTAGACGGAAAACCAGGAGAAGAGTTTTTCAAGGTCATTGATGGAACGAAGCCGATATCTGCCAGTAATATTAAAGTGAATGAAAATATTATTAGCAATCCGAATAAAGTGGCGGCTTCTACGTCAAAACCAGTGGACAGCACCGATCCAACAACTAATCCTGAAGTAGGTAACGGACAAAACGCCCAAAACCTAGGGAATGCACTATTTAATAAACTGGCAGCACTTGGCGGTTCAAGTGTGCAAGGATACTTCGCCCAAGCGATCGGCCAGCTCGGAGTGGCAGGACAGCAAGCCGTAAAAATGGCCGAAAACTCCGGAACACTTCTTCTTTCGGTGTCCAACCGGCGCGATTCTATCAGCTCCGTCTCACTCGACGAAGAAATGACCGACATGATCCGCTTCCAGCAGGCTTACAACGCCTCTGCCCGTATGATTACCGTCATGGATGAAGCACTCGATAAAATCATCAACGGAATGGGTACAGTCGGCAGATAATTAAGGAGGAACCTTCATGCGCGTAACACAATCAATGCTTTCCCAAAACATGCTGCGCAACTTATCAAGCAGCTATAATAAAATGGGAAAACTGCAGGAACAGCTGAATACAGGGAAAAAAGTGAACCGACCGTCAGATGATCCAGTCGTCGTCATGAAAAGCCTTGGCTATGGGATGCAGGTTAACAGAGTCGAGCAATATCAGAAAAACTTAGGCGAAGTCAATAACTGGCTCGACAGTTCGGATGATGCGATGGATGGGGTAGGACAAGTCCTTCACCGCGCCAGGGAATTAGCCACAAATGCCGCGAATTCAGGTACGGTGACTGCGAATGACCGGGAAATGATCAAAATTGAATTAGAGCAACTGCAAGAGCAGCTGCAAGACTTCGCGAATACGAAAGTCGGCGATAAACATATATTCAGCGGGAAAATGACGGACAAACCATTATTTGACAAAAACGCAGGCGGTTATCAATCGGGCGCATCTTTTAAAGAAAATGTATCCATTGAAGTATTTGATGGCGTAGACTTGCGTGTCAGTACGAATGCATCGGATCTGTTTAATAATATCAATCAATTGTTCACTGATATAAAAAATGACACGGACGACAAGTATGACTTCAGTGCCGCAATTGAAGAAATTGATGGGCTGCTGGACGATGTGTTAATGAAACGTGCAGATATAGGAGCTCGGTCCAACCGTGCAGAGCTTATGGAGAATCGTCTGATGATGCAGGAAGGTGCGGCGAAAAAGCAGCGTTCTGAAAACGAAGATATCGACTATGAAAAAACGATTACGGATTTGATTACTTCAGAGTCAATCCACCGGGCTACATTATCGGTAGGGGCGCGTATTATCCAGCCTTCATTGACGGATTTCTTG
The Sporosarcina sp. P33 genome window above contains:
- the flgK gene encoding flagellar hook-associated protein FlgK, with the translated sequence MRSTFMGLETSKRGLYTQQSALYTTGHNIGNANTPGYSRQRVNMQATSGFPGVGLNAGTVPGFLGTGVEAGSIQRIRDTFVDHQYRSEANKLGYWESRTKAIAQMEDVLGEPSEYGLQQSLSDFWQSLQTLASSPENGGARAVVVERGVAVADSFNYISKSIAEIKTNLGDEINVSAVNINSILGQITELNRQIADVEPNGYLPNDLYDARDGLLDQLSTYLPIEVSYEKTGGRAPAIAEGTVTIKIMTNDKPITVLQKNTFSNISINGKNETTGEMPKEITGFTCNGAPAGGAELSVADMKKSGELKSLVESYGYKETADGPVKGMYPDMLAKLDKMATAFATEFNKIHQGDPANGVYATDLDGKPGEEFFKVIDGTKPISASNIKVNENIISNPNKVAASTSKPVDSTDPTTNPEVGNGQNAQNLGNALFNKLAALGGSSVQGYFAQAIGQLGVAGQQAVKMAENSGTLLLSVSNRRDSISSVSLDEEMTDMIRFQQAYNASARMITVMDEALDKIINGMGTVGR
- the flgL gene encoding flagellar hook-associated protein FlgL; amino-acid sequence: MRVTQSMLSQNMLRNLSSSYNKMGKLQEQLNTGKKVNRPSDDPVVVMKSLGYGMQVNRVEQYQKNLGEVNNWLDSSDDAMDGVGQVLHRARELATNAANSGTVTANDREMIKIELEQLQEQLQDFANTKVGDKHIFSGKMTDKPLFDKNAGGYQSGASFKENVSIEVFDGVDLRVSTNASDLFNNINQLFTDIKNDTDDKYDFSAAIEEIDGLLDDVLMKRADIGARSNRAELMENRLMMQEGAAKKQRSENEDIDYEKTITDLITSESIHRATLSVGARIIQPSLTDFLR